CCGACCCACGTCACGATGTCGAATCCAAACTCCGGCCCGCGCTGCAGGAAGAAGTCGAGATACTGCCCGCCAAGGGCGTTGTCGTTGCTGCCGTCCCCCACGGTGTAGCCGTCGTTGAAGAACTCCCGAATCCCGTTTGTGGGATTGGCTTCGGCCCCGTTGCTGTTTGTCGCAAGGGACCGTCCGGCACCGCGCACCGTGTCGAACAGCATCCAGGTCCCATCTGCGTCCAGCCGCTTCATGAAAACCAGATCGGGCCGAGCGGCAAGGCCGGATACGGTGGCCTGCACTCCGGTCCCCTCCCGTGCGAGGATGCCGACACCGTCGCCCGGAGCACGATGCGCCGGCTCTTCGAGNTTGGCCGCGCAAAGCGGTTTGAAGCCCACCGGGGGAGCGTAGGCGAACGGCGTCGCCCCGAAGTTCGCGGTCAACGTGTGGGGCTGATTGCCCTGAATCGGGCGGCTCGGGCCATCAAGCGGGGTGAACGGAAAGACTCCCTGCGATACGCCGTTCTTGAAAAGCTCGACCTTGCAGCTATCCCTGTCCACAGCCAGCCCCAGCAGGTCGCCGGATGCGAAACCGGCGATCGGCCCGCCGTTGGTGAGCGTGCCGTCGCTGTTCCAGGCGAAACCGTACACCCCGACAAAGTTCTGCATATCCGTGACGGTGGTGTACTCAATCTCCCAGTAGAATTTGCCCTTGCTGAATCCGATGGTTCCTGTCGTGCGGTCATCGCTGGTGGCACTGCATGTCTGCGTGAGGTTGCCGTTGCTGAGGGTGACGTTCCCCTGCAGATCGCCAAGCACGTACGGCTGGAGAACGCAGTGGTTGTTCGTGGGCGTATCGCTTGTCTGCACAGGCGCACCACCGACGGTCCAGTGGTTGCCGTTGCCGGAAGTGTCCGCGCCGAGGTTTCCGGCATCGGAAAAGTCGAGCCGGAATCCGTTCGTGCCATAGCTGCCTGAATAGCCTTTCGGTATCCACAGGCCGTCGACCTGAGCGGAGAACTTGCCGAACATTTCGGGCGTGAGGGCCAATCCCGGAATGTACTCCACACGTGAGGCATAGCCGTCGAAGAATCGGCCCGTGCTTCGGTTGGAAAACAGGTAACTCGGCTCTGTGGCCGTCATGAAACAGGAGTCGGCGTTCTGCGTTGGATACTGTGCCGTGGAGTACGCAAGCCGTTCGCCGTTCACGAACAGTTTCACCCGCTCTTCGGCTATTGCCTGCGTCGAATCGCGGACCAACAGCACATGTATGTGATTCGTGCAGTCAACGAACACAGGTTCCGTCTGGATGAAGTGAGTGTTGCCGTCGATTTCATCCAGCAGGTGCATCTCGCCAGTTGTCAGCCGCCGAAGCTCGAACTGCTGCACCAAGGAATTCAACTCGGATCGGGCAAAGATCATTTCGCTGGCGATGCCCGAAAGCTTCACCCACATGCTGAGAGTGAACGTTTTCCGGTTATCTTCCGTGACAGGTGTGAGCGTCAGGTCATCGCCAGAGCCGTCAAACTGCGCGGAATAATCAATGCGGTGGGGGAACACGCATGCCTCGCGTGCTCCCTGCCCGGCCATGGGATGGCTAATCGGATCAAGCATCAGGCCACCGCCTTGAAGTTCTGCAGGGCGGTGCCGCGAAGCACGCCGCCGCGCTCAAAGAAGGTGACCACGTCCTCGGCGCCCGGCTCATCCGTCACCGCCGGGGCCGCGCCGCCGGGCCAGCGAATGGACGCGGGCCACGCCACGGACCGGTCGCCGGTGGCGTCCTGCGCCAGCGTCAGTTCGCCCGGCCCAGGGTTCGTGATGCTGATAGCCGTCACATTGCTGGTGAGCGTCAGCATCGCGCGGGGCGCGGCGGCCATGTCCCACGTCACCACTCCGGCCTCGATGACCAGCGCGGTCTGCTCGTACTCCTGCGGCGCAGTCCAGAGGTTGGGAACCGCGATGCCGGGGGCGCCGATGTCCGAGCGTACCTGTGCGGCGGTTCGGTGCTCGTAGGAAAGCGCGTCAGGCGTTACGCGAAGCATCTCGCAGCCAGTCAGGGTCGTCATGTCCGGAAGGGAGCTGGTGGATGCCGCCTGCACAGCTTCGTCGCGGGCGGCCTGCGCCTCCTCGCTGCTGATGCGGGCGATCGCGGCATTGGTCTGCGCCGCGGCCACGTCTTCGCCCGTGGGGCCATTGGCAATATCATCGCCGCTCCAGCACAGAGTGCAGCCTTCCTGCGGATCGGGCATCTTCACATCGCTGACTGCGGACGAGATCCGAAGGCTCACCGAACGGTCCAGCCGTTCGGAAAGCGACTGGCAGATCATGGTCAGCCGATCCAGCGCCCGCTCATGCGTTTCCGCCGGGAATGGACCGTTTTCCATGTAATCCACCTCCTGAAGGATGGCCGGATTGCGTCGGATGACCAGCGTTTCCCCTGCAAGGGGGGCGGTGCTGGTGCGCAGGGTGCCGCCGTATGGGTTGCCTTCGCCTTCAAGGGAATAGTGCGTCCCGCGCAGGAGAATCGCTTCGCTCCCGTCGGGATAACGAAGCACCGCCTGCACGTCGGCTGCTGCGATGAAGAGAAAGGGCACCGCAAAATCTCTGGTGGACCCGTTCCCGGCGTATGATGCCCGACTGGTTGTGGATGAAACCGTCATTGCTTACCTCCTGTTTTGATAGAGTTTGGCCCCGAGGCCAATGGCCGTTCCCCGGGGATTCAGGCCAGCAGCCAGACGTGTCGCGTCTGCCTCGCGGCGTCCGTGGCGAAGGGCTCTCCGTGCCTGTGTCTCGGCATTGTCGAGAGCCTCCTGTTCCTCCTCGTGTTTCTCGGCGCTGCGGGCGGCATCCACCAACGCACGCGATCCGCTCATGGCCAGTCCGGAGCGGCTCGATCTCGCACGCAATGCGCCAAGGCGCCTTTCCCCATGTTCCCGAATATCCCCGGCGTGCTCTTCGCCCTTGTCGAGAATGTCCGTCGCCTTTTCGCGGGCGGCCTGCTCCTTGAGCAATGCCTGCTGCTTGGCGATGTCCTTGGACACATCTCCCTCCTCGTCCCCTTCAGTCATGGAACGAAGGTCGGAAAACATCCGCACGGCTCCATTGATGTCCGCGGCCAGACTTTTACTCATGCCCATGGTCTTTCTCCTTGCTTGTTATTCGTTGATGACGGCCTTCGGCACGATGAGCAGCAGGCACATCGGCAGGGGCTGGTCCTGAACCACAGTGATGCTTCCGTCGCGATCCCATCCACCTGAAAAGAGCACACTTTTGTCGCCGCTCCACGGTTCGGGCGCATTGCCCATGGGTGTGGCGGGGGTGCGGAAGTGGATGGTCTCCAGCCTGTCGGGCGAAGGACCCACCTTGCCGCCGAGAGTGCGGTGGAAGCGAACGGATACGCTCACCACCCGTTTGCGCTTGGTCTGGGCCGTGCCGCGGTACGAACCGGCTTCCATGCGCATGGGCCGCAGCGTGGAGACGAAGGGCAGCCCCGCCTGAATCGTTGATGCTTCTGTATTGAGGCTGATGGTGCCCTGCGCGGATACAGGCACGTCGCTGTGGACCGCGCCGTCCGCCAGCACCGAAACCGTCCGGCCCGCCAGATGTTCCAGCCCGGCGAAGGTGCGCTGTGCGTCGCCTGTGAGCGTGACGCCGCAATCAACGAAGAACGCGTCCACCGGGTCGCCTTCGAATTCCGGGTCCAGCCGCTCAATATATCGGTGTTCGATGCCGCCGGTTTCCCGCCGCACGATGCACCACAGCTCGTCCCGGCCAGATGCCGGGGAGTGGATGGCGCAGATGTGCTCGACGAAACCGTCGGTGATGATGCGACTCCACGCCGTCACTTTCTGATCCCTCTGATAGGTCAGCGCCGCGATATTGCCGTCTTTTCTGAGGCAGAAGATGATGGGATCGGGTTCCTGAAGGCAGGCCAGCATGATCACTCCGGGGCCGGTGATGTGCCCGGAGAGCAGCGTAAGATCAGTGGAAACATAGGCGTCGGATTCGAAACGGTAGGCCATCTCGCGAACCTTGCGCCCGCCGCGCTGGATAAAGATGGAGGCAAACCCGACGTTTTCCGGCTGATGTGGTTCGGCTCCACAGGTGCCCTCATGGCCTGCTTGCGCACCCGCAGGGGTCACCGGATCGCCGGCTCCCGAGCCGCAGACGGTCCATTCTCCGCCCGCACATCCCACCCAGAGTCGCGCCTTGGACACGAGAAAGCGGATACCGTTGGCCTGTCTGCCGGAGAGCGTGAGCTCCACGGCGTCGTCGTCCAGCGGCTTTTCGCCCGGCGGTGCCTCCACGCGGTCGCCGACTTCACAGCTAGTCCAGAACGATTCGTTCAGATTGCCGGACGCATCGTGAATCACCTCTATGTGCGAGCCGAATTTGACGGTGTCGTCAGCCCCATCCGGATCGAAAACCTCTTCGCCCCGGTACTGGTAGTAGCGGAGCGAACCGTCGGCGGTTTTGCCTCGCAGTCCGTATCCTTTTTCAAACAGACCGCCATTCTTTACGGTGAAGTATTCACCGCTCTTGCCCGTTCCGGTGCCGGAGCACGTGAAATCCCGCCAGTCCTCCAGCGGGGCTTCGCGGCTTTTCAGCCGCATGTCCGTGAAGTCGCCCACGCGCGACATCCAGATGGTGGCCGGCCTGTCCGGCGTGGCTGCCAGCACCAGTCGCTCCTGATGGAACGTGACACAGGAAGGGTAGTTGTTCTCCTTCCATTTCTCCGGCTGGTCGATGAATGCGATATCCGTGAGGGTCCAGTCCGCAGCTCCGGCGCAGAGCAGTTTTCTCGGGGGGTGCCTGGGATGGACCAGCACGAGAAAATCACCGGACTGGGCATGGCGCAGTTCGTGGAGTTCATCGGACAGATATGGCAGGTCCATGCGGAATTCAGTGCCGTTTATGAGGACGGGGGAGTCTCCGGAAAAAACACGCATGACTGTCTTCTGACCGACTCGGTCCAGCTCCAGCAGATAGGTGTGTTCCCTGTTGAATTCGAAGGGGATGAACAGACCGGGGCCGTCGCCGAGGGCTTTGGCCATAAAGCGCAGGCCGGACCGTCGCCATGCCCCGCCATGAGGATGGACGAGGAAATTCTCAAGCGTGCGGCAGCCGTTGAAATAGTGGGTGAGGTCCATTCTGCCTTCCAGCCGGGGACTCAATTCCCCGGCCGTGAAGCTGGTCAGAGGCGGTGTGGTGATGGTCATGCTTGCTCCTTTCTCGGGGCCGGTTTTCCGGCGCGATTTGCGCAGCAGTATAGCCCCGGATGAGCGGCCTGGGCGTTTTCGGCGAAGCCGCGGGTGTTTCGGGGCGGAGATTTCCTCTTGACAGGGGATGGGCAGTCGGTAGGAATCCTGCGCACGGAGACACCATGAACGAACTCGCCCAAAAACTTTCGCAGCCCCTTGAAGTGCGCGGTAGGACCGTCGCCAACCGACTCTGGCTGGCCCCGATGGCCGGGCTGGGGCACGTTGCCTTTCGCCATGTGCTGGATGATTTTGGCGGGTGCGGCCTGCTCTTTTCCGAGATGACCTCGGCCAAGGCGCTGCCAACGGAGAATCCCAAGGTCTCTGCCGTGTTCCGCTGGCGCGAGCAGGAGCTCTCGCATCTGGTCTGCCAGATCATGGGCGGCGAGCCGGAAGAGATGGCTGAGGCAGCCAGAAGGGTGGAGCGCGAAGGGTTTTTCGGCGTGGATGTGAACATGGGCTGCTCGGTGGCCGCCATCGTCAAGCGCGGCGCCGGGGCTGCCCTGCTTAAAGAGCCGGAGCGGGCCGAGGCCGTGGTCAGGGCAATCCGCGAGGCCGTGGACATCCCTGTGTTCGTGAAGTTTCGCACCGGCTGGACCCCGGATCCGGCGGGCGCGGTGGAGTTGGCGAGCCGCTTCGAGCAGGCGGGCGCCGACTGTCTCGTCTTTCACCCGCGCGTCTCCCCGGACCGCAGAACACGGCCCCCGATACTGGAGCACATACGGCTGGTGAAGGAAGCCGTGTCCATCCCGGTGTTCGGCAACGGAAACGTCTGCACGCGCGAGGACGCGGCGCACATGCTGGATTCCACCGGCTGCGACGGACTCTCTCTCGGCCGCATGGCCGTGGCGCGGCCGTGGCTTTTCTCGGAGTGGGTCGATGGTGTCGGTTACGGCGCGGACATCTACCGCAGGACCGCGCTGGCGCTGCTCGATGCGCTGGATGAGCACTATGATCCGCAGCGGGGCGTGAAGTTTTACAAGAAGTACGCGGTATACCTTGCCGCCAACTTCGCCTTTGGCCTGAAGCTGCTGCCCCGTCTGACCGGAGCCGATACCCTCGACGGCCTGCGCGAGCTGGCCCGCAGGGAGCTGCGAGATGACATGGCCGTTACCAGCCGTCCCAACAGCCTGCTGTTCACGCGTTGAGCGTTGACACCCCTGCGCCTCGGGCCTAGTCTGCCCGGATTATGCGTACAATCGATCTTTCACGGCCCATACGAAATGGAATGCCGGTCTATCCCGGCGACCCGAAAGTGGACCTGCCGCCAGACGCCTGGTGGCTGGGCATCCCCACCCATGCCGGAACCCACGTGGACGCACCGGCGCACATGCTTGAAGGTGCCCCCGCGCTGGACGAGCTTCCTCTGGACGTTTTCACCGGCCCTGCCGCCGTGCTCGATATTTCGGAAAAGGCCATCGGGCCGAAGCAGCTCAAGGATCTGCCGCAAGGCGTGGACCACCTGCTCCTTCGCAGCGGCTGGGACACACGCTGGGGCTCCGATGCGTATTTCTACGAGCATCCGTACCTGACCCCGGAAGGGGCAGAGGTCCTCGCGGATTCCGGCCTCCTCGGCGTGGGTATGGATTTCCCGTCCCCCGACCCCATGAGCGTGACCGACGCACACCGAATTCTCTTCGGTGCGGGTATGATTCTGGTGGAGAATCTCTGCAATCTTTCGCAGTTGCCGCTTACGGGATTCATTTTCACCTGCCTGCCGCTGCACCTTGAAGGGCGCGATGGTGCGCCGTGTCGCGCCGCGGGGCTGCTGCTGTGAACCGCGAGTCCAATCTTTTCGTCTATTTGATGCTGGTGGGCACCATGGCCCTGTGGGGCGGAACATGGATTTCCGGTAAGATGCTTGCGGGCAGCATGGGGCCGCTTTCGGCGTCGTTTCTGCGGTTTCTCTCAGCCGCGGTTTTTCTGGTGATCAGCGCGTGGATGCAGGAAGGGAAGGTGCCGCGGCTGCCGCTGAAGTTTGTGCCGCATACCGCTTTTCTCGGTCTGACCGGCGTGTTCATGTACAGCTGGTTCTTTTTCAAGGGGCTGGAGAGCATCCCCGCCGGGCGTGCGGCGCTCATCGTGGCCTGCATTCCGGTGTGCGTGGCCTCGGTTTCCGCCATGGTCTTCAAGGAGCGCTTCGGTCCGCTCCGCGTACTGGGGACGTTGATCTCCCTGTTCGGTGTTTCCATGGTGCTCTCCGAGGGCGACCCGCTCTCGCTGCTGAGCCACGGCGTGGCCACCGGCGATCTGCTGATTCTTGGCTGCGTGGTTGCGTGGACCGGCTATTCCATCGGCGGACGTATTGCCATGCGGCATCTTGATCCGGCGCGGGCGGTGACCTGGTCCTGCGTTCTGGGCGCGCTGTTCCTGCTGGGACCGGCTCTTAACGCCGGTCTCGTGGACGATGTGCTGCGATCATCCTTCGGTGACTGGCTGAATATCCTCTATCTGGGCGTCATTGCCACGGGCGTCAGTTACGCGTGGTATTATCGCGGCATCCGGGCCATCGGCCCGTCGCGCGCGGCGATTTTCATCAATCTCGTGCCGGTCTTCGCCATCATATTCGCCCAGATTCTGCTCGGCGAAACCGTTGGACTGGCCGTTCTCGGCGGCGGCGCCATGGTCATCACCGGGGTCTACATGACCAACCGTTTCGCCCGCTGAGGGGAAGGCCAAGGTTCCGTGCGGCCACGGCTGTCAGCAACCCATTTCAAAGCGGCGGGCCCTGTGATACTGTTCCACCATGGAAGACAGACTTGAACGACTCGAATCGCTTGTGGCCATGCAGGACAGGACCATAGAAGAGCTGGACCGCGTGGTGGCCGACCAGCAGCGGCAGATTGAC
Above is a genomic segment from Desulfovibrio oxyclinae DSM 11498 containing:
- a CDS encoding DUF7483 domain-containing protein; the encoded protein is MLDPISHPMAGQGAREACVFPHRIDYSAQFDGSGDDLTLTPVTEDNRKTFTLSMWVKLSGIASEMIFARSELNSLVQQFELRRLTTGEMHLLDEIDGNTHFIQTEPVFVDCTNHIHVLLVRDSTQAIAEERVKLFVNGERLAYSTAQYPTQNADSCFMTATEPSYLFSNRSTGRFFDGYASRVEYIPGLALTPEMFGKFSAQVDGLWIPKGYSGSYGTNGFRLDFSDAGNLGADTSGNGNHWTVGGAPVQTSDTPTNNHCVLQPYVLGDLQGNVTLSNGNLTQTCSATSDDRTTGTIGFSKGKFYWEIEYTTVTDMQNFVGVYGFAWNSDGTLTNGGPIAGFASGDLLGLAVDRDSCKVELFKNGVSQGVFPFTPLDGPSRPIQGNQPHTLTANFGATPFAYAPPVGFKPLCAAXLEEPAHRAPGDGVGILAREGTGVQATVSGLAARPDLVFMKRLDADGTWMLFDTVRGAGRSLATNSNGAEANPTNGIREFFNDGYTVGDGSNDNALGGQYLDFFLQRGPEFGFDIVTWVGDGVSGXQLAHDCGGTPEFIMVKALTSTNGWVAYHKALG
- a CDS encoding tRNA dihydrouridine synthase, encoding MNELAQKLSQPLEVRGRTVANRLWLAPMAGLGHVAFRHVLDDFGGCGLLFSEMTSAKALPTENPKVSAVFRWREQELSHLVCQIMGGEPEEMAEAARRVEREGFFGVDVNMGCSVAAIVKRGAGAALLKEPERAEAVVRAIREAVDIPVFVKFRTGWTPDPAGAVELASRFEQAGADCLVFHPRVSPDRRTRPPILEHIRLVKEAVSIPVFGNGNVCTREDAAHMLDSTGCDGLSLGRMAVARPWLFSEWVDGVGYGADIYRRTALALLDALDEHYDPQRGVKFYKKYAVYLAANFAFGLKLLPRLTGADTLDGLRELARRELRDDMAVTSRPNSLLFTR
- a CDS encoding cyclase family protein; protein product: MRTIDLSRPIRNGMPVYPGDPKVDLPPDAWWLGIPTHAGTHVDAPAHMLEGAPALDELPLDVFTGPAAVLDISEKAIGPKQLKDLPQGVDHLLLRSGWDTRWGSDAYFYEHPYLTPEGAEVLADSGLLGVGMDFPSPDPMSVTDAHRILFGAGMILVENLCNLSQLPLTGFIFTCLPLHLEGRDGAPCRAAGLLL
- a CDS encoding DMT family transporter, translated to MNRESNLFVYLMLVGTMALWGGTWISGKMLAGSMGPLSASFLRFLSAAVFLVISAWMQEGKVPRLPLKFVPHTAFLGLTGVFMYSWFFFKGLESIPAGRAALIVACIPVCVASVSAMVFKERFGPLRVLGTLISLFGVSMVLSEGDPLSLLSHGVATGDLLILGCVVAWTGYSIGGRIAMRHLDPARAVTWSCVLGALFLLGPALNAGLVDDVLRSSFGDWLNILYLGVIATGVSYAWYYRGIRAIGPSRAAIFINLVPVFAIIFAQILLGETVGLAVLGGGAMVITGVYMTNRFAR